From the Synechococcus sp. Nb3U1 genome, one window contains:
- the priA gene encoding primosomal protein N', with amino-acid sequence MLQQVPPRWLEVWVDHPHLGGCFTYRVPEEWDPQAGDLLSVPFGQQTAGAVALGWRSDLPEGVDPQSIRDIEAVVAKGILPSEFWPLLQQVANYYLTPLPQVVRTVLPPGLLNRSQRRIRLLATASRDPGQCSAAAQKLLEVLRARGGDLSWRYLQQQVPNAAVALRELQHQGWVESRWQESGGGKLKTQQAASLADPSLDGLSPPQQKALHCLQQGGGELLLTEWASKAGVSRAVLQGLARKGRIHIYERPLLRLGESASLCSEEDQPKPLTAAQTKAVESILAALGQVQPFLLHGVTGSGKTEVYLQVIAQLLQKGLSALVLVPEIGLTPQLMDRFRARLGARVWAYHSGLSEGERYDTWRQMLSPEPQVVIGTRSAVFVPLSKLGLIVLDEEHDDSFKQEQPQPCYHARQVAEWRAELAGCPLVLGSATPAVETYAAHLQAPQRWIRLPLPERIPQQGIPATLPQLELVDMRQELAAGNRTVLSRRLHQALQQVLDKKEQAILFVPRRGHSTFVLCRSCGVALTCQHCDVSLTFHQLGQDLRCHYCGDRRPHPQQCPECGSPYLKHFGSGTQKVVEVLQQCWPDLSVLRYDSDATRRKGSHRDLLEQFRRGAAQVLVGTQMLTKGLDIPQVTLVGVIAADGLLHQADYRAGERSFQLLTQVAGRAGRGSLPGQAIIQTYLPEHPILAAVLAQDYEGFLRAELKQRQEGGYPPYRALILMRLSSTRLEALEHYCTQVAERLQGIPAEVLGPGPAQVERVSGRYRWQILLKQTPERVWDRQAIGAQLHKAIGHPPQGIRISLDVDPLRIL; translated from the coding sequence GTGCTGCAACAGGTGCCTCCCCGCTGGCTTGAGGTGTGGGTGGATCATCCCCATCTAGGAGGCTGTTTTACCTACCGCGTGCCGGAAGAATGGGATCCCCAAGCGGGCGATTTGCTCAGCGTGCCCTTTGGTCAGCAAACGGCGGGGGCCGTGGCTTTGGGCTGGCGCTCTGATCTACCCGAAGGGGTGGATCCTCAGTCCATTCGAGACATCGAGGCGGTAGTGGCCAAAGGGATCCTACCCAGCGAGTTTTGGCCGCTGTTGCAGCAGGTGGCAAACTACTACCTCACCCCCCTGCCCCAGGTGGTGCGCACTGTTCTGCCGCCGGGGTTGCTGAATCGTTCCCAGCGCCGCATCCGGTTACTGGCCACAGCTAGCCGGGATCCCGGCCAATGTTCTGCTGCGGCTCAGAAACTGCTGGAGGTTCTGCGTGCTCGGGGTGGGGATCTCTCTTGGCGCTACCTACAACAACAGGTGCCCAATGCCGCAGTCGCCCTACGGGAATTACAGCACCAGGGTTGGGTGGAAAGCCGCTGGCAGGAGAGTGGGGGTGGAAAACTCAAAACTCAGCAGGCGGCCAGTCTGGCGGATCCTTCCCTAGACGGATTGAGCCCTCCGCAACAAAAAGCGCTGCATTGTCTGCAGCAGGGGGGTGGGGAACTGCTGCTGACGGAATGGGCTTCAAAAGCAGGGGTGAGCCGCGCCGTATTGCAAGGGCTGGCCCGCAAAGGCCGCATTCACATTTACGAACGGCCTCTGCTGCGGCTGGGGGAGAGCGCTTCCCTGTGCTCAGAGGAGGATCAGCCTAAACCCCTGACGGCGGCCCAAACCAAAGCGGTAGAGTCGATCCTCGCGGCATTGGGACAAGTGCAGCCGTTTCTCCTGCATGGGGTGACGGGATCCGGCAAGACGGAGGTCTACCTGCAAGTCATCGCCCAACTGTTGCAAAAAGGCCTATCAGCGTTGGTATTGGTGCCTGAGATCGGCCTTACCCCCCAACTGATGGATCGGTTTCGGGCGCGCTTGGGAGCTCGGGTCTGGGCCTATCACAGCGGGCTATCGGAGGGGGAACGCTACGACACCTGGCGGCAGATGCTCAGCCCTGAACCTCAGGTGGTGATCGGCACCCGCTCGGCGGTATTTGTCCCTCTCTCGAAGCTGGGCCTGATTGTTTTGGATGAAGAGCACGACGATAGCTTCAAGCAGGAGCAACCACAGCCCTGCTACCACGCCCGTCAGGTGGCCGAGTGGCGGGCTGAGTTGGCGGGTTGTCCATTGGTGTTGGGCAGCGCTACCCCTGCGGTGGAAACCTATGCTGCCCATCTACAGGCTCCCCAGCGGTGGATCCGCCTCCCCTTGCCAGAGCGTATCCCGCAACAGGGGATCCCGGCCACCCTCCCGCAACTGGAACTGGTGGATATGCGCCAAGAGCTGGCGGCGGGGAATCGTACCGTCCTCAGCCGTCGTCTACATCAGGCTTTGCAGCAAGTCCTGGATAAAAAAGAACAGGCGATTCTGTTTGTGCCAAGGCGAGGCCACAGTACCTTCGTGCTCTGTCGCAGTTGTGGGGTAGCCCTCACCTGTCAGCATTGCGATGTTTCTCTGACCTTCCACCAGCTCGGGCAAGATCTGCGCTGCCACTATTGCGGCGATCGTCGGCCCCATCCCCAGCAGTGTCCGGAGTGTGGATCCCCCTATCTGAAGCACTTCGGTAGTGGCACCCAAAAAGTGGTGGAGGTGTTGCAGCAGTGTTGGCCGGATCTCTCGGTGTTGCGCTACGACAGCGATGCCACCCGTCGCAAGGGATCCCACCGGGATTTGTTGGAGCAGTTCCGGCGCGGCGCGGCGCAGGTGCTAGTGGGCACCCAAATGCTCACCAAAGGTTTGGACATTCCGCAGGTGACCTTGGTGGGGGTGATAGCTGCCGATGGCCTGCTGCATCAGGCGGACTATCGGGCCGGCGAGCGCAGCTTTCAACTGCTCACCCAGGTGGCGGGGCGGGCGGGGCGGGGATCCCTGCCCGGACAGGCGATCATCCAAACTTACTTGCCGGAGCACCCAATTTTGGCGGCGGTGCTGGCCCAGGATTACGAGGGCTTTTTGCGGGCAGAACTGAAGCAGCGGCAGGAAGGGGGCTATCCTCCTTATCGAGCCCTGATTTTAATGCGCCTGAGCAGCACCCGCCTGGAGGCTCTGGAGCACTACTGTACTCAGGTGGCCGAACGTCTGCAGGGGATCCCAGCGGAGGTATTGGGGCCGGGGCCAGCCCAGGTGGAGCGAGTTAGTGGGCGCTATCGTTGGCAGATTTTGCTGAAGCAGACTCCCGAGCGCGTTTGGGATCGCCAAGCCATCGGTGCGCAGCTTCACAAAGCGATTGGCCATCCCCCCCAAGGGATCCGAATCAGCCTGGATGTGGATCCGCTGCGGATTCTCTAG